In Equus asinus isolate D_3611 breed Donkey chromosome 13, EquAss-T2T_v2, whole genome shotgun sequence, one DNA window encodes the following:
- the HIC1 gene encoding hypermethylated in cancer 1 protein isoform X1 — MTFPEADIFLKSGDCAGQTMLDTMEAPGHSRQLLLQLNNQRTKGFLCDVIIVVQNALFRAHKNVLAASSAYLKSLVVHDNLLNLDHDMVSPAVFRLVLDFIYTGRLADGAEAAAASVAPGAEPSLGAVLAAASYLQIPDLVALCKKRLKRHGKYCHLRGGGGGGGGYAPYGRPGRGLRAATPVIQACYSSPAGPPPPPAAEPPSGPEAAVNTHCAELYASGPGPAAALCAPERRCSPLCGLDLSKKSPPGSAPPERPPGERELPPRPDSPPSAGPAAYKEPPLALPPLFQKLEEAVPPPDPFRGGGGSPGPEPPGRPDGPSLLYRWMKHEPGLGSYGDELGRERGSPGERCEERGGDPAASPGGPPLGLGPPPRYPGSLDGPGAGGDGDDYKSSSEETGSSEDPSPPGGHLEGYPCPHLAYGEPESFGDNLYVCIPCGKGFPSSEQLNAHVEAHVEEEEALYGRAEAAEVAAGAAGLGPPFGGGGDKVAGAPGGLGELLRPYRCASCDKSYKDPATLRQHEKTHWLTRPYPCTICGKKFTQRGTMTRHMRSHLGLKPFACDACGMRFTRQYRLTEHMRIHSGEKPYECQVCGGKFAQQRNLISHMKMHAVGGAAGAASALAGLGGLPGVPGPDGKGKLDFPEGVFAVARLTAEQLSLKQQDKAAAAELLAQTTHFLHDPKVALESLYPLAKFTAELGLSPDKAAEVLSQGAHLAAGPDGRTIDRFSPT; from the exons ATGACTTTTCCTGAAGCGGACATTTTCCTCAAGTCGG GAGATTGTGCTGGGCAGACGATGCTGGACACGATGGAGGCGCCCGGCCACTCGAGGCAGCTGCTGCTGCAGCTCAACAACCAGCGCACCAAGGGCTTCTTGTGCGACGTGATCATCGTGGTGCAGAACGCCCTCTTTCGCGCACACAAGAACGTGCTGGCGGCCAGCAGCGCCTACCTCAAGTCCCTGGTGGTGCATGACAACCTGCTCAACCTGGACCATGACATGGTGAGCCCGGCCGTGTTCCGCCTGGTCCTGGACTTCATCTACACCGGACGCCTGGCTGATGGCGCAGAGGCGGCGGCGGCGTCCGTGGCCCCGGGGGCCGAGCCGAGCCTGGGCGCCGTGCTGGCCGCTGCCAGCTACCTGCAGATCCCCGACCTCGTGGCGCTGTGTAAGAAGCGCCTCAAGCGCCACGGCAAGTACTGCCACctgcggggcggcggcggcggcggcggcggctacGCACCCTATGGGCGGCCGGGCCGGGGCCTGCGGGCCGCCACACCCGTCATCCAGGCCTGCTACTCGTCCCCGGCCGGGCctccgccgccgcccgccgccgagCCGCCGTCGGGCCCCGAGGCCGCCGTGAACACGCACTGCGCGGAGCTGTACGCCTCGGGCCCCGGCCCGGCTGCCGCCCTCTGCGCCCCGGAGCGCCGCTGCTCCCCGCTCTGCGGCCTGGACCTGTCCAAGAAAAGCCCGCCGGGCTCCGCGCCTCCTGAGCGGCCGCCGGGCGAACGCGAGCTGCCCCCGCGCCCAGACAGCCCTCCCAGCGCCGGCCCCGCAGCCTACAAGGAGCCGCCGCTGGCCCTGCCGCCGCTcttccagaagctggaggaggccgTCCCGCCTCCGGACCCGTTCCGTGGCGGCGGCGGCAGCCCGGGACCCGAGCCCCCCGGCCGCCCCGACGGGCCCAGTCTCCTCTACCGCTGGATGAAGCATGAGCCAGGCCTGGGGAGCTACGGCGACGAGCTGGGCCGGGAGCGCGGCTCCCCGGGCGAGCGCTGCGAGGAGCGTGGCGGGGACCCCGCCGCCTCGCCCGGGGGCCCCCCGCTCGGCCTGGGGCCGCCGCCGCGCTACCCGGGCAGCCTGGACGGGCCTGGCGCAGGCGGTGACGGCGACGACTACAAGAGCAGCAGCGAGGAGACGGGCAGCAGCGAAGACCCCAGCCCGCCCGGCGGCCACCTCGAGGGCTACCCATGCCCGCACTTGGCTTACGGCGAGCCTGAGAGCTTCGGTGACAACCTGTACGTGTGCATCCCGTGCGGCAAGGGCTTTCCCAGCTCGGAGCAGCTGAATGCGCACGTAGAGGCTCacgtggaggaggaggaggcgctGTATGGCAGGGCCGAGGCGGCTGAGGTAGCTGCCGGGGCCGCCGGCCTAGGGCCCCCTTTTGGAGGCGGTGGGGACAAGGTCGCTGGGGCCCCGGGCGGCCTGGGTGAGCTGCTGCGGCCGTACCGCTGCGCGTCGTGCGACAAGAGCTACAAGGACCCGGCCACGCTGCGGCAGCACGAGAAGACGCACTGGCTGACCCGGCCCTATCCATGCACCATCTGCGGGAAGAAGTTCACGCAGCGCGGGACCATGACGCGCCACATGCGCAGCCACTTGGGCCTCAAGCCCTTCGCGTGCGACGCGTGCGGCATGCGCTTCACGCGCCAGTACCGCCTCACGGAGCACATGCGCATCCACTCGGGCGAGAAGCCCTACGAGTGCCAGGTGTGCGGCGGCAAGTTCGCACAGCAACGCAACCTCATCAGCCACATGAAGATGCACGCCGTGGGTGGCGCGGCCGGCGCAGCCAGTGCGCTGGCGGGTCTGGGGGGGCTACctggcgtccccggcccggatgGCAAGGGCAAGCTCGACTTCCCCGAGGGCGTCTTTGCTGTGGCCCGCCTCACGGCTGAACAGCTGAGCCTGAAGCAGCAGGACAAGGCAGCCGCGGCCGAGCTGTTGGCGCAGACCACGCACTTCCTGCACGACCCCAAGGTGGCGCTCGAGAGCCTCTACCCGCTGGCTAAGTTCACGGCGGAGCTGGGCCTGAGCCCGGACAAGGCGGCCGAGGTGCTGAGCCAGGGAGCGCACCTGGCCGCTGGACCCGACGGCCGGACCATCGACCGTTTCTCCCCCACCTAG
- the HIC1 gene encoding hypermethylated in cancer 1 protein isoform X2 gives MLDTMEAPGHSRQLLLQLNNQRTKGFLCDVIIVVQNALFRAHKNVLAASSAYLKSLVVHDNLLNLDHDMVSPAVFRLVLDFIYTGRLADGAEAAAASVAPGAEPSLGAVLAAASYLQIPDLVALCKKRLKRHGKYCHLRGGGGGGGGYAPYGRPGRGLRAATPVIQACYSSPAGPPPPPAAEPPSGPEAAVNTHCAELYASGPGPAAALCAPERRCSPLCGLDLSKKSPPGSAPPERPPGERELPPRPDSPPSAGPAAYKEPPLALPPLFQKLEEAVPPPDPFRGGGGSPGPEPPGRPDGPSLLYRWMKHEPGLGSYGDELGRERGSPGERCEERGGDPAASPGGPPLGLGPPPRYPGSLDGPGAGGDGDDYKSSSEETGSSEDPSPPGGHLEGYPCPHLAYGEPESFGDNLYVCIPCGKGFPSSEQLNAHVEAHVEEEEALYGRAEAAEVAAGAAGLGPPFGGGGDKVAGAPGGLGELLRPYRCASCDKSYKDPATLRQHEKTHWLTRPYPCTICGKKFTQRGTMTRHMRSHLGLKPFACDACGMRFTRQYRLTEHMRIHSGEKPYECQVCGGKFAQQRNLISHMKMHAVGGAAGAASALAGLGGLPGVPGPDGKGKLDFPEGVFAVARLTAEQLSLKQQDKAAAAELLAQTTHFLHDPKVALESLYPLAKFTAELGLSPDKAAEVLSQGAHLAAGPDGRTIDRFSPT, from the coding sequence ATGCTGGACACGATGGAGGCGCCCGGCCACTCGAGGCAGCTGCTGCTGCAGCTCAACAACCAGCGCACCAAGGGCTTCTTGTGCGACGTGATCATCGTGGTGCAGAACGCCCTCTTTCGCGCACACAAGAACGTGCTGGCGGCCAGCAGCGCCTACCTCAAGTCCCTGGTGGTGCATGACAACCTGCTCAACCTGGACCATGACATGGTGAGCCCGGCCGTGTTCCGCCTGGTCCTGGACTTCATCTACACCGGACGCCTGGCTGATGGCGCAGAGGCGGCGGCGGCGTCCGTGGCCCCGGGGGCCGAGCCGAGCCTGGGCGCCGTGCTGGCCGCTGCCAGCTACCTGCAGATCCCCGACCTCGTGGCGCTGTGTAAGAAGCGCCTCAAGCGCCACGGCAAGTACTGCCACctgcggggcggcggcggcggcggcggcggctacGCACCCTATGGGCGGCCGGGCCGGGGCCTGCGGGCCGCCACACCCGTCATCCAGGCCTGCTACTCGTCCCCGGCCGGGCctccgccgccgcccgccgccgagCCGCCGTCGGGCCCCGAGGCCGCCGTGAACACGCACTGCGCGGAGCTGTACGCCTCGGGCCCCGGCCCGGCTGCCGCCCTCTGCGCCCCGGAGCGCCGCTGCTCCCCGCTCTGCGGCCTGGACCTGTCCAAGAAAAGCCCGCCGGGCTCCGCGCCTCCTGAGCGGCCGCCGGGCGAACGCGAGCTGCCCCCGCGCCCAGACAGCCCTCCCAGCGCCGGCCCCGCAGCCTACAAGGAGCCGCCGCTGGCCCTGCCGCCGCTcttccagaagctggaggaggccgTCCCGCCTCCGGACCCGTTCCGTGGCGGCGGCGGCAGCCCGGGACCCGAGCCCCCCGGCCGCCCCGACGGGCCCAGTCTCCTCTACCGCTGGATGAAGCATGAGCCAGGCCTGGGGAGCTACGGCGACGAGCTGGGCCGGGAGCGCGGCTCCCCGGGCGAGCGCTGCGAGGAGCGTGGCGGGGACCCCGCCGCCTCGCCCGGGGGCCCCCCGCTCGGCCTGGGGCCGCCGCCGCGCTACCCGGGCAGCCTGGACGGGCCTGGCGCAGGCGGTGACGGCGACGACTACAAGAGCAGCAGCGAGGAGACGGGCAGCAGCGAAGACCCCAGCCCGCCCGGCGGCCACCTCGAGGGCTACCCATGCCCGCACTTGGCTTACGGCGAGCCTGAGAGCTTCGGTGACAACCTGTACGTGTGCATCCCGTGCGGCAAGGGCTTTCCCAGCTCGGAGCAGCTGAATGCGCACGTAGAGGCTCacgtggaggaggaggaggcgctGTATGGCAGGGCCGAGGCGGCTGAGGTAGCTGCCGGGGCCGCCGGCCTAGGGCCCCCTTTTGGAGGCGGTGGGGACAAGGTCGCTGGGGCCCCGGGCGGCCTGGGTGAGCTGCTGCGGCCGTACCGCTGCGCGTCGTGCGACAAGAGCTACAAGGACCCGGCCACGCTGCGGCAGCACGAGAAGACGCACTGGCTGACCCGGCCCTATCCATGCACCATCTGCGGGAAGAAGTTCACGCAGCGCGGGACCATGACGCGCCACATGCGCAGCCACTTGGGCCTCAAGCCCTTCGCGTGCGACGCGTGCGGCATGCGCTTCACGCGCCAGTACCGCCTCACGGAGCACATGCGCATCCACTCGGGCGAGAAGCCCTACGAGTGCCAGGTGTGCGGCGGCAAGTTCGCACAGCAACGCAACCTCATCAGCCACATGAAGATGCACGCCGTGGGTGGCGCGGCCGGCGCAGCCAGTGCGCTGGCGGGTCTGGGGGGGCTACctggcgtccccggcccggatgGCAAGGGCAAGCTCGACTTCCCCGAGGGCGTCTTTGCTGTGGCCCGCCTCACGGCTGAACAGCTGAGCCTGAAGCAGCAGGACAAGGCAGCCGCGGCCGAGCTGTTGGCGCAGACCACGCACTTCCTGCACGACCCCAAGGTGGCGCTCGAGAGCCTCTACCCGCTGGCTAAGTTCACGGCGGAGCTGGGCCTGAGCCCGGACAAGGCGGCCGAGGTGCTGAGCCAGGGAGCGCACCTGGCCGCTGGACCCGACGGCCGGACCATCGACCGTTTCTCCCCCACCTAG